The following proteins are co-located in the Mus pahari chromosome 14, PAHARI_EIJ_v1.1, whole genome shotgun sequence genome:
- the Xaf1 gene encoding XIAP-associated factor 1 — protein sequence MEADFQVCRNCKRNVASLHFMLHEAHCLRFVVLCPECEEPIPESKMKEHMEAVHQQTKESQQHPAKCKFCELAVQLSNLDVHESQCGSQTEHCPHCNQSITLRVLAQHKAMCLSAKGRPGEGKRIVSSPGRKTHCDICKQMIPENTYASHMKQCSAPHTVTLIRDGRKIVIPSTLAFMDSGSRRSTVSKDVRPKTKHRKSSTKQETKIQTGTVDLPLKSGLQQMAILPKGDETAYDTLRNCCQCRILLPLPILNEHQEKCQRLAHQKKLK from the exons ATGGAGGCTGACTTCCAAGTGTGCAGGAACTG CAAAAGAAATGTGGCCTCTCTCCACTTCATGCTCCACGAGGCGCACTGCCTGCGCTTTGTGGTCCTTTGCCCGGAATGTGAAGAGCCCATCCCAGAGTCAAAGATGAAAGAACACATGGAAGCTGTGCACCAGCAG ACCAAGGAAAGCCAACAGCACCCTGCCAAGTGCAAGTTCTGTGAGCTGGCCGTGCAACTCAGCAATCTGGATGTCCACGAGTCCCAATGTGGCAGCCAGACAGAGCATTGTCCACACTGCAACCAGTCCATCACACTCCGAGTACTGGCCCAGCACAAAGCCATGTGTCTGAGTGCAAAAGGCAGGCCTGGGGAAG GGAAGAGAATTGTATCATCTCCTGGAAGAAAAACCCATTGTGATATTTGCAAACAAATGATTCCAGAAAATACGTATGCCTCCCATATG AAACAATGTTCTGCCCCACACACCGTGACACTTATCCGGGATGGACGTAAAATAGTCATTCCTTCAACCCTTGCGTTTATGGACTCTGGCAGTCGAAGATCCACAGTGAGTAAAGATGTTCGTCCAAAGACAAAACATAGAAAGAGTTCAACAAAGCAAGAGACAAAAATCCAAACCGGCACTGTGGATCTGCCTTTGAAGTCTGGGCTCCAGCAGATGGCTATTCTTCCTAAAGGCGATGAGACAGCCTATGACACTCTCCGGAACTGTTGTCAGTGCCGAATCTTACTTCCTTTGCCCATTCTAAATGAGCACCAG gaGAAGTGCCAGAGATTAGCTCACCAAAAGAAACTCAAGTGA
- the Fbxo39 gene encoding F-box only protein 39: MDEDGEVTQPQEQSCWATLPDVCLQRVFWWLGDRDRFRAALVCRKWNHIMYSADLWRYRTITFSGRPSRVHAPEFESALWYIKKFGRYLERLEIKFLNPYNAVLTKKFQVTMRGLLSCLGKSNNRLRSLSIQHLELDRLVWRNSIRGSLIKSLSFFLKKMGKHLDHLSLKGARLTVEQGCHILNSLSYMRNENLASELNIEDFFSHHLAVYGSSQFNKAMATFHNLTFLTLNYNCISDELLETLSENAGTLRTMNIKCHVHDPHGQVVWGMSWAKLARQASNLKVNFFFERVMKYECLARILLQEIPVRSISLRSCYFSDPDWSMRPTLTDLLPTFRNTLQKLTFEFNNNHESLDEQLHLLILACRKVFYFKIWAFLDVKFVERILKSQEEGQCSLRTLKVRIYTNRYETNEEDRTLREIYRKYRKLIDSELNYFVIAYPMM; encoded by the exons ATGGATGAAGACGGTGAAGTAACTCAACCCCAAGAGCAGAGCTGCTGGGCCACTCTGCCAGATGTGTGCCTGCAACGTGTTTTCTGGTGgctgggagacagggacaggtTTAGAGCTGCCCTGGTCTGCAGAAAGTGGAACCACATTATGTACTCAGCTGACCTCTGGCGATACAGGACCATCACATTCAGTGGAAGGCCATCCAGGGTACACGCACCTGAATTCGAGTCGGCACTGTGGTACATTAAGAAATTTGGCCGATACCTGGAACGCTTGGAAATCAAGTTCCTGAACCCTTACAATGCTGTCTTGACCAAAAAGTTCCAGGTCACCATGCGAGGCCTCCTGTCGTGCCTGGGCAAGAGTAACAACCGCCTGCGGTCACTCTCTATCCAACACCTGGAGCTGGATCGGCTGGTCTGGAGAAATAGCATTAGAGGTTCACTCATCAAGAGCCTGAGtttcttcttaaagaaaatggGCAAACACCTGGACCATCTCAGTCTGAAAGGAGCCCGGCTGACAGTGGAGCAAGGCTGCCACATCCTCAACTCCCTGAGCTATATGCGGAATGAGAACTTGGCCTCAGAGCTCAACATTGAAGACTTCTTCAGCCATCACCTGGCTGTCTATGGCAGCTCCCAGTTCAACAAGGCCATGGCCACCTTCCACAACTTAACATTCCTAACACTCAACTACAACTGTATCTCCGACGAGCTGCTCGAGACCTTGAGTGAGAACGCCGGGACCCTCCGGACCATGAACATCAAATGCCATGTTCATGACCCTCATGGTCAGGTAGTCTGGGGTATGTCCTGGGCCAAGCTAGCCAGGCAGGCCAGCAACCTGAAGGTGAACTTCTTCTTTGAGCGGGTGATGAAATACGAATGCCTGGCCCGGATCTTGCTGCAGGAGATTCCAGTCAGGAGCATCAGCCTGAGGAGCTGCTACTTCAGTGACCCGGACTGGTCCATGCGGCCCACTCTGACAGACCTCCTGCCCACCTTCCGGAACACCCTGCAG AAGTTAACGTTCGAGTTCAACAATAATCACGAGTCTCTAGACGAGCAGCTGCATCTCCTCATCCTGGCCTGTCGGAAGGTGTTTTACTTCAAAATCTGGGCTTTCCTGGACGTTAAGTTTGTGGAGCGGATCCTGAAGAGCCAGGAGGAAGGACAGTGCTCCCTGCGTACACTGAAG GTGAGAATTTATACAAACCGATACGAGACAAATGAAGAGGACAGGACCCTACGggaaatttacaggaaatacagaAAGCTGATCGATTCAGAACTTAACTATTTTGTCATCGCCTACCCCATGATGTAA